One Thermoplasmata archaeon genomic window, ACTGCCCGACATCGATCACGACGACCTTCCCCTCCCAGAACAGGAGGTTGTACTCGCTCAGGTCCGCATGGACGAGCTTCGCCCTGCGCATTGCGCGGAGGTTCACGACCACGTCGTTCAGGACCGCCCGGGGATCCTCCAGACGAACGCCGCGAAGGAGCGGGGCAGGTTGGGTCCCGTCCCCGATGTACTCCATGACGAGCACGTTGTTCCGGACGCGGGACGGCGTG contains:
- a CDS encoding RIO1 family regulatory kinase/ATPase; translation: TPSRVRNNVLVMEYIGDGTQPAPLLRGVRLEDPRAVLNDVVVNLRAMRRAKLVHADLSEYNLLFWEGKVVVIDVGQSVPTDHPRAAEWFQRDLANIARFFHRLRVDVTPASLEKAVLEG